The Anabaena sp. WA102 genome contains a region encoding:
- the chlG gene encoding chlorophyll synthase ChlG, whose amino-acid sequence MSESTPINPNSQPNEAVESPNPEVTITEDRNAKTRQLLGMKGASAGETSIWKIRLQLMKPITWIPLIWGVVCGAASSGNYTWTLENVLKSALCMLLSGPLLTGYTQTINDYYDREIDAINEPYRPIPSGRISEKQVISQFVLLVLLGYGVAYTLDLWAGHSVPNVLLLSVFGSFIAYIYSAPPLKLKQNGWLGNYALGASYIALPWWAGHALFGELNWKIVILTLFYSLAGLGIAIVNDFKSVEGDRQLGLQSLPVMFGIQNAALICVVMIDLFQGLVAGYLVSIHENLYAAILVLLIIPQITFQDMYFLRDPIANDVKYQASAQPFLVLGMLVTGIALGHAGV is encoded by the coding sequence ATGTCTGAATCAACTCCCATTAATCCCAATTCGCAGCCGAATGAGGCTGTAGAATCTCCAAATCCAGAAGTTACAATTACAGAAGACCGCAATGCGAAAACTCGGCAATTGCTGGGAATGAAAGGTGCGAGCGCTGGAGAAACTTCTATTTGGAAAATTCGCTTGCAATTGATGAAACCGATTACCTGGATTCCCCTAATTTGGGGTGTGGTCTGCGGTGCGGCTTCTTCTGGTAACTATACCTGGACTTTAGAAAATGTTTTGAAGTCTGCCCTGTGTATGTTGCTTTCTGGTCCTTTATTGACTGGTTATACCCAAACCATCAATGATTATTATGACCGGGAAATTGACGCGATTAATGAACCTTATCGTCCTATACCTTCGGGGAGAATTTCGGAAAAGCAAGTAATTAGCCAATTCGTGCTTTTAGTATTATTAGGATATGGAGTGGCTTACACCTTAGATTTATGGGCAGGTCATTCAGTTCCTAATGTTTTACTGTTGTCTGTTTTTGGTAGTTTCATTGCCTATATCTATTCTGCACCACCATTGAAATTAAAACAAAATGGTTGGCTAGGAAATTATGCTTTAGGTGCAAGTTACATTGCTTTACCTTGGTGGGCTGGTCATGCTTTATTTGGGGAATTGAACTGGAAAATTGTGATTCTGACTCTATTTTACAGTTTGGCGGGTTTAGGGATTGCCATTGTTAATGATTTTAAGAGTGTGGAAGGCGATCGCCAATTAGGATTACAATCATTACCAGTTATGTTTGGCATCCAAAATGCGGCTTTGATTTGTGTCGTCATGATTGACTTATTTCAAGGTTTGGTTGCAGGTTATTTGGTGAGTATTCACGAGAATTTATATGCAGCCATTCTCGTATTATTAATCATTCCCCAAATCACTTTCCAAGATATGTATTTTCTTCGTGACCCCATAGCCAATGATGTCAAATATCAAGCCAGCGCCCAACCATTTTTGGTTTTGGGAATGTTGGTGACAGGTATTGCATTAGGTCACGCCGGCGTTTAA
- a CDS encoding ubiquinol-cytochrome c reductase iron-sulfur subunit — protein MKRREFINWVGLGCLASSLPVAIAACSPETSTSANPGSNAATKGWQKVGTVAQLDKTGQLLLENSPIGAVLVVGTSKTAKNLIAVNPTCTHQGCTIDWKAKESKFVCPCHGAKFARDGKAQDGPAKKPLKTYQAKIEGSSVLVQAT, from the coding sequence AAACGTCGTGAATTTATAAATTGGGTGGGATTAGGTTGTTTAGCTAGTTCCTTACCTGTCGCAATTGCAGCCTGTTCTCCCGAAACCAGTACATCAGCTAATCCTGGATCTAATGCTGCTACTAAAGGCTGGCAAAAGGTGGGTACGGTGGCACAATTAGACAAAACTGGTCAACTATTGCTGGAAAATTCCCCAATTGGTGCAGTATTAGTGGTTGGCACATCTAAAACCGCAAAAAATTTGATTGCTGTGAATCCAACTTGTACTCATCAAGGTTGTACGATCGACTGGAAAGCCAAAGAAAGCAAATTTGTTTGTCCCTGTCATGGAGCAAAATTTGCTCGTGATGGCAAAGCACAAGACGGACCCGCTAAAAAACCACTGAAAACTTACCAAGCCAAAATTGAAGGTAGTTCTGTCTTAGTCCAAGCAACTTGA
- a CDS encoding bifunctional 4-hydroxy-2-oxoglutarate aldolase/2-dehydro-3-deoxy-phosphogluconate aldolase yields MSNQVWLSQLKLHRAIAVIRAPKMVWGEKMALAVASGGMQLIEITWNSDRAPELIAQLRAKLPNCMIGTGTLFNVQQLQEAIACGAQFLFSPHTDLDMIQAALTANIPIIPGALTPTEIITAWNHGASCVKVFPVQAVGGTSYIKSLQGPLGHIPLIPTGGITLENAQDFLQVGAVAVGLSGELFPTESVLQENWQAISEQARNLMQRLH; encoded by the coding sequence ATGTCTAATCAAGTTTGGTTGTCACAGTTAAAATTACATCGAGCGATCGCTGTTATTCGCGCCCCGAAGATGGTATGGGGTGAGAAAATGGCTTTAGCTGTAGCATCTGGAGGAATGCAGTTAATTGAAATTACCTGGAATAGCGATCGCGCACCGGAATTAATTGCCCAACTCCGTGCTAAATTACCTAACTGTATGATTGGTACGGGGACTTTATTTAATGTTCAACAGTTACAAGAGGCGATCGCCTGTGGGGCGCAATTTCTCTTCAGTCCCCACACTGATCTAGATATGATTCAAGCTGCATTAACCGCAAATATCCCGATTATTCCCGGTGCATTGACACCCACAGAAATTATTACCGCTTGGAATCATGGTGCAAGTTGTGTCAAAGTGTTTCCGGTGCAAGCAGTGGGCGGAACTAGCTATATCAAGAGTTTACAAGGACCCCTTGGGCATATTCCCCTAATTCCTACGGGGGGTATAACATTAGAAAATGCTCAAGATTTTTTACAAGTGGGTGCAGTAGCGGTGGGGTTAAGTGGCGAATTATTCCCCACAGAATCAGTATTACAGGAAAATTGGCAAGCTATCAGTGAACAGGCCAGAAACCTCATGCAGAGGTTACATTAA
- a CDS encoding anthranilate phosphoribosyltransferase family protein: MTNKFREFIQKVGSGSHTSDHLTRAEAATATKMMLLSEATPAQIGAFLIAHRIKRPTGEELAGMLDAYYELGPKLSAIAQPVIVLGMPHDGRTRTAPINIITALLLATAGQPVIMHGGDRLPTKYGLPLIEIWQGLGIDWTGLSLEQTQGIFEETGIGFIYTPKHFPLNQTLWEYRDQLGKRPPLATMELIWCPYMGEAHIIAGFVHPPTEAMFQAALGLRGMTKYTFVKGLEGSCDLPRDRTAIVGLSSSNPETLTRLQLSPREYGFTTKNVPLTTTEELIQDMQGVLIGKASELMQTALWNGGFYLWRSGICPDMQAGIDKAAELITSGLLAAKLHQIKMLLS, from the coding sequence ATGACTAATAAATTTCGGGAATTTATCCAAAAAGTAGGTAGTGGAAGTCACACATCAGATCATTTAACCCGTGCTGAAGCAGCTACTGCGACAAAAATGATGTTATTATCTGAGGCGACACCAGCACAAATTGGCGCGTTTTTAATTGCCCATCGGATTAAGCGCCCTACTGGGGAAGAGTTAGCAGGAATGTTAGATGCTTACTATGAACTAGGTCCAAAATTGTCGGCAATAGCCCAACCTGTCATCGTTTTGGGTATGCCCCATGATGGCAGAACCCGTACTGCACCCATCAATATCATTACGGCTTTGTTATTAGCTACTGCGGGTCAACCTGTAATTATGCACGGCGGAGATCGCTTACCCACAAAATATGGTTTACCTTTAATCGAGATTTGGCAAGGTTTAGGAATAGATTGGACTGGTTTATCACTGGAACAAACCCAGGGGATTTTTGAAGAAACAGGAATTGGCTTTATTTACACACCCAAACATTTTCCTTTAAATCAAACTCTGTGGGAATATCGTGATCAATTGGGGAAACGTCCACCGTTAGCAACAATGGAGTTAATTTGGTGTCCATACATGGGGGAAGCCCATATTATTGCCGGTTTTGTTCATCCACCCACGGAAGCAATGTTTCAAGCCGCTTTAGGATTACGTGGGATGACAAAATATACTTTTGTTAAGGGCTTAGAAGGTAGTTGTGACTTACCACGCGATCGCACAGCCATTGTCGGTTTATCTTCATCAAATCCAGAAACATTAACCCGTCTACAACTTTCACCCCGTGAATATGGCTTTACTACTAAAAATGTTCCTCTAACTACTACAGAAGAACTCATTCAAGATATGCAAGGGGTTTTGATAGGAAAAGCCAGCGAATTAATGCAAACAGCCCTCTGGAATGGTGGTTTTTACCTATGGCGCAGTGGGATTTGTCCAGATATGCAAGCTGGTATAGACAAAGCCGCCGAATTAATTACCAGTGGTCTATTAGCTGCTAAACTGCACCAAATCAAGATGTTGCTGAGTTAA
- a CDS encoding inorganic diphosphatase yields MDLSLIPAQPKPGVINVLIEIAGGSKNKYEYDKDLQAFALDRVLYSSVKYPYDYGFIPNTLADDGDPLDGMVIMDEPTFPGCVIAARPVGYLEMIDGGDRDEKILCVPDKDPRYAHVLSLKDIAPHKLEEIAEFFRSYKNLEKKVTQILGWQDVDKVAPLVEKFIQAAKAKA; encoded by the coding sequence GTGGATTTATCTTTGATTCCCGCCCAACCAAAGCCAGGTGTAATTAATGTCCTGATTGAAATTGCTGGTGGAAGTAAAAATAAATACGAATACGATAAGGATTTACAAGCGTTTGCCCTAGATCGGGTTCTCTATTCTTCAGTTAAGTATCCTTATGATTATGGTTTTATCCCCAATACCTTGGCTGATGATGGCGATCCGTTAGATGGTATGGTGATCATGGATGAGCCAACATTTCCCGGTTGCGTTATTGCCGCTAGACCTGTTGGTTATTTGGAAATGATTGATGGTGGCGATCGCGATGAAAAAATTCTTTGTGTTCCCGATAAAGATCCGCGCTATGCTCATGTATTGTCCCTTAAAGACATAGCCCCTCATAAACTGGAAGAAATTGCCGAGTTTTTCCGTAGTTATAAAAATTTGGAAAAAAAGGTAACACAAATTCTCGGTTGGCAGGATGTTGATAAGGTAGCCCCCTTAGTAGAAAAGTTCATTCAAGCAGCTAAAGCTAAAGCATAA
- a CDS encoding MFS transporter: MNRIFWITALIAFINSLSFTILIPIIYLYGKQFGLNDFQTSLLFSTYSIAQFFATPVIGKLSDRFGRKPLLIISLAGTVIANTIAGTATTAILLFFARFLDGITGGNASVAQAVISDVTSQKNRAQAFGIYGAAMGLGFIVGPVMSLVAQQISLGTAFLVSGAVAMIAMLMTIFLLPETLQNKSPKATNIFDLGLENLIKGFAMPGIGILLFINFCTGTTFTMFTYAFQPYFIQVLHQNNKSLTLLFLVFGTLGVIMQTWGVSVLSRKFNVVKILFLGLFVRSLSFLLMPVWPSINYFIVVSILFALFNALVQPMISTLISLNARPQDQGTVLGLNASYLSISNGIGPVIAGMIVHQSQPITYGYPLYLAGGLTFLVLTLAIGTRKRYSTAI, encoded by the coding sequence ATGAATCGAATTTTTTGGATTACCGCCTTAATTGCCTTTATTAATTCCCTGAGTTTTACAATTCTCATCCCCATAATTTATCTTTATGGTAAACAATTTGGTTTAAATGATTTCCAAACCAGTTTATTATTCTCAACATATTCTATTGCTCAGTTTTTCGCCACTCCTGTAATTGGTAAACTCTCCGACAGATTTGGGCGGAAACCATTATTAATAATCAGTTTAGCAGGAACAGTAATTGCTAATACTATCGCAGGAACTGCCACAACAGCAATATTACTATTTTTCGCCAGATTTTTAGATGGTATCACAGGTGGAAATGCTTCAGTTGCCCAAGCCGTTATTTCTGATGTTACCAGCCAAAAAAATCGCGCTCAGGCATTTGGGATTTATGGTGCGGCGATGGGATTAGGATTTATTGTTGGTCCAGTTATGAGTTTAGTAGCACAGCAAATTTCTTTAGGAACGGCATTTTTAGTTTCCGGTGCAGTTGCTATGATAGCGATGTTAATGACAATCTTCTTATTACCAGAAACCTTACAAAATAAATCTCCAAAGGCTACGAATATCTTTGATTTAGGGTTAGAAAATTTAATTAAAGGATTTGCCATGCCAGGAATTGGCATTTTATTATTCATTAACTTTTGCACCGGGACAACATTTACCATGTTCACCTATGCCTTTCAACCATACTTTATCCAAGTTTTACATCAAAATAATAAATCTTTAACACTCTTATTTTTAGTTTTTGGCACATTAGGAGTAATCATGCAAACTTGGGGAGTATCTGTCCTCAGTCGTAAATTTAATGTTGTCAAGATATTATTTTTAGGCTTATTTGTTCGCAGTTTATCATTTTTGTTAATGCCTGTTTGGCCTAGCATCAATTATTTTATTGTAGTTAGCATCCTATTTGCGCTTTTTAATGCCCTAGTCCAACCCATGATTAGTACATTGATTTCTCTCAATGCTCGACCACAAGATCAGGGAACTGTATTAGGATTAAACGCATCCTATTTAAGTATTTCCAACGGTATTGGTCCAGTGATTGCGGGGATGATAGTTCACCAATCCCAACCCATTACCTATGGCTATCCTTTATATCTAGCAGGAGGTTTAACATTTTTGGTTTTAACCTTAGCCATAGGTACGCGCAAAAGATATAGCACGGCTATTTAA
- the panD gene encoding aspartate 1-decarboxylase, producing the protein MQRTLLSAKIHNCTLTAANINYVGSISIDEVLLAKAGIFPYEQVQVVNIANGERFITYAISAPANSGAIELNGAAARLGVVGDRLIIMTYGQFTMEELKCYSPTVVIVGEKNQLLEVRHYDDLLSKRIN; encoded by the coding sequence ATGCAGCGCACTCTCTTATCAGCAAAAATTCATAACTGTACACTCACAGCGGCAAATATTAATTATGTGGGCAGTATCAGCATTGACGAGGTTCTCTTGGCAAAAGCTGGTATATTCCCTTACGAGCAAGTACAAGTAGTGAATATTGCTAATGGCGAGCGTTTTATTACTTATGCCATATCCGCTCCAGCTAATTCAGGAGCTATTGAATTGAATGGAGCAGCCGCACGTTTAGGCGTAGTTGGCGATCGCTTGATTATAATGACTTACGGGCAGTTTACTATGGAAGAGTTAAAATGTTACTCTCCTACTGTTGTCATTGTGGGTGAAAAAAACCAGCTATTAGAAGTGCGACATTATGATGATCTGCTTAGTAAGCGGATTAATTAG
- a CDS encoding DUF4231 domain-containing protein: MLFFFKLIDYLLGAVAITSGFIIYVDSSNPQYVTAASVALTVSIGLFLFNRQSVNNAKKESQKTELSKKAELYTSLLSNGTTLDYNTVLPARAKALEYSQELIDDYKSSRNLARTLYYVLQISTVILSGVTPILVLVDKLEAGQSWLKWLPVICPAVASIVASIVTSFPFEKNWMAANKAVELLEAEQEKFILGISPAYRCYDISEEGKQQQRVSQAIELFINQVNNIHLQLVQPNSDSEQGNQEKQESLQSEESTTKQKVAV, translated from the coding sequence ATGTTGTTTTTTTTCAAGTTGATTGATTACTTATTAGGCGCAGTTGCGATAACATCAGGCTTCATTATTTATGTTGATTCTAGTAATCCACAATATGTAACTGCTGCCTCCGTTGCTTTAACTGTTTCGATTGGTTTATTTCTTTTCAATAGACAATCGGTAAATAATGCTAAAAAGGAATCACAAAAAACTGAGCTTTCCAAAAAAGCTGAACTCTATACATCTCTATTAAGCAATGGTACTACATTGGACTATAATACAGTTTTGCCGGCACGAGCCAAAGCTTTAGAATATTCGCAAGAGTTGATTGACGACTATAAAAGTTCTCGAAATCTTGCCAGAACTCTTTACTATGTTTTGCAAATTTCTACCGTTATTTTGTCAGGTGTAACACCAATTTTAGTGTTGGTAGATAAATTAGAGGCAGGACAAAGTTGGTTAAAATGGCTGCCTGTTATTTGCCCAGCCGTTGCTTCCATTGTTGCTAGTATCGTTACCTCATTTCCTTTTGAGAAAAATTGGATGGCTGCTAACAAAGCCGTTGAATTATTAGAAGCTGAACAGGAAAAGTTTATTTTGGGAATTAGCCCAGCCTATCGTTGTTATGATATTTCAGAAGAAGGTAAACAACAACAAAGAGTAAGTCAGGCAATAGAACTATTCATTAATCAAGTGAATAATATTCACCTTCAACTAGTTCAACCAAACAGTGATTCAGAACAGGGAAATCAAGAAAAACAAGAGTCTCTACAATCTGAAGAATCAACTACAAAACAAAAAGTAGCTGTATAG